In Bacteroidota bacterium, the genomic stretch GTGCAGACAGCAAACGGCGCGCCCATTCAACGCGCCAAACCTCGCGTTTATGACCTCTCCTAGCCCCACGGACCGGCGCACCTACCGCTAGCGGGCGGGGACGATCCGGTAGCCGTTCGCCTCGTCGCCCTCGACCTGGGCGTCGAGCGCGACGGCCAGAGTGCGCAGCGTCTCGGCGACCGGCTGGCGGGAGGAGAACGGCCCCGTCACCCGGTCCGCCGCGAGCGACGGGTGGACGTTGATCGGCACAGCGTAGTGCGCGCTCAGGCGCTCGGCGATGTCGCCCAGCGGCGTGGCCTGGAAATGCCAGGTGCCCGTCCAGGCGAGGGCCTCGGCGATGTCCGTCCGCGTCGGCGGCTCGGGAGCCTGCGCCCCGACGACCCGGCTGCGGTGCCCCGGCTCCAGCCGCACCGACTGCCCGGCCTCCAGCCGCGTCGCCAGCTCCACCGACCCGCTCGCCAGCACGACCTCCGTCTCGACGTCGTTCGCCGTCACGCCGAAGGTCGTCCCGAGCACCGTCGTCAGCGCCGTCGCCGTCTCGACAACGAAGGGCTCGCCGTTGGGGAGGATCTCGAAGAGCGCTTCGCCGGTCAGCCGGACGCGCCGCTCGCCGTCGTCCTCCGTGTCGACCATCAGCCGGGACGCTTCGGCCAGGAGCACCGTCGAGCCGTCGGCCAGCGCTACGGTCTCGGTCTCCCCGGCCCCGGTCCGGTAGGTCTCGAACCCGGCATCGCGCTGGAGGATGAACACGAGCACCGCCGCAAACGCTGCGACCGACAGCGCGACGGCCGAGCGCCACACCCAGCGGCGCGCACCGGAGGCGCGCGCGGGCCGCCGGTCCGGGGCGCGCTCTGCAAGCGGCGACGGCGGCTCTGCAGTCTGCTCTGCCTCGTCCCACGCCGCGTCGAACGCAGCGCGGTCGGCGCGGACCCGCCGGACGATGTCGCCGAGCGCCGGGTGGGCACCCAGCGCTGCTTCGAGAGCCGGGCGCGCGGCGATCAGCCGGGCTTCCTCTTCCGGGGCTAGCACGGCCGGGTCGTCCTCGCCGAGCGCCCAGAGCAGGAGGAGGTCGAACTCCGGGAGGTCGCGCCGAAGCTCGGCTCCGAGGTGGGCACGGAGGGCCGTCCAGAGCGCGAGCGCCTCGGCGGCGTCGGCCTCGTCACCGAGGGCGCTGCGCAGCGCGTCCTGCTCGGCCGGGTCGAGTGCGTCGAAAAGGGTCGGATCGTAACGGTCGGCCATAGTCTTCAGCCCGAGGCGAGGGAGGTGTAGCACAGCAGCAGCAGCGTCAGCACGCCGCGCAGCCGCTCGAAGGCCCGCTTGACCTGCATCTTGACGGCCGCCTCGGTGGTCTCTACCATCTCGGCGATGTCTTTGTAGGGGTAGCCCATCTCACGCAGCTCGATGATGCGGCGCGCCTTCGGGGTGAGCACGGCGAGGGCGCGTTCGATATCCACGCGCAGGCCCGAGGCCTCGGTACCGGCCGGGTCGTGCGGCGGCTGGTCCGGGTCGTAGAGGTACTCGCGCCCGCTGTAGCGGCCCCGGTAGAAGTCCTGCACCTCGAACACGGCCGCCTTCATCGCGAAGGCCTTGAGCCGGGCCGGGTTCTGGAGCGCTTCCAGGCCGGTGTGGACACGGACGAGCGTGTTTTGCACGAGGTCGTCAACGTCGGGGCGTTGTCCGATGCGGCTCAGGAAGAACCGGCGCAGGATGGGTTCGAGGTCGGCGAGCAGTTCGGCCCGCGCCGCCTCGTCGCCCGCCTGGGCGCGCAGGACGGCCTCCGAATCGAATGGTTGCATGGGTGGACAGGCCCCACGCGGGGGCGTTCACGCGTGAGCCGCCGCGAGGCGGCGCGAAGTCACAAGCGGCACGGGGCCGTCAGCCGATGAGCCGCGCCCCGGCGAGCGCCAGGATGCCCGCGACCATGGCGAGCTTGAGGAGCGAGCTCGCCGCGCCTGCGTGGCGGGTGCGGCGCGCCGGCGGCGCGCTGAGAAGATACCACGCGGCGGCTAGCAGCAGCCCCGCCGCCGGCAGAGCCAGCAGGAAGAAGTCCGCGCCCAGCCCAACCGTCAGCGCGAGCGGAAACAGCGCAAGCGTACCTCCGACAGCGACCGCCGCGACCCACGTCGATGCCTCACCCCCGATGACAAGCGGCAGCGTCCGCGCGCCCCCGGCCTCGTCGCCAGCCGCGTCCTCGATGTCTTTCGCGATCTCCCGGGCCAGCGTCGAGCCGAAGGCGAAGGCCGCGCCGAGGAGGGCCGCACGCCAGCCGAAGGTCTCGCCGAACGGTGCGACGGCTAGGCCACCGTAGAAGATCGCCAGCCCGAGCACGAGGGCAATGGCGAGGTTGCCGACCAGCGGCGTGCGCTTGAGCCACCGGCTGTACCCCCAGAGCAGCCCCACCGAAGCTGCCGCGATGCCGAGGTGCGCCCACGACAGAAACGCGCTCAGCCCGACGCCGAGCGCCGAGGCCGTCGCCCACAGCGCTCGCGCTGCCCGGAGCGGCACCAGCCCCGACGGCAGCGGTCGCCCCGGCCGGTTCACCCGGTCGATCTCCAGGTCGAACAGGTCGTTGATCGCATTCGCCGCAGCGCCAATGAGGGCGGCGCTGACCATCGCCAGACTGATCCGCGTCGTGTTCTGCCCCGCGAACGCCTCCAGCCCCGACGCCAGGAGCCCGCCGAGGGCGACGCCCGCGAAGAACATCACCACGTTGAGCGGGCGCGCCAGCTGCAGCAGCCCGCCGAGGCGCGCTCGCAGTGAGGGAACTGGGCCCGTGGCCTCCATGCTACGGCTCCCGCTGGACGAGCCGGACCGTGAGCGTCCCCCGCACGTCCGTCAGCCCGGCCCCGCCGTAGGCGTCCGCGTCGAACGCTTCGAGGTTGACGGACTTGGTGACGCTCCGCGAAAGCACCGTCTCGCTCTCGCGCACGAAGACGATCTCGGGGTCGAGCAGCAGGCCGGGGAGCGATGCGCGGTCCTGCTCGCGCACAGTCAGGGTCACGTTGCCCTGCGTCACCGCGAAGTCCCCGCTGATAATGTCAGGCAGTTCGCCGGCGAACTGGTAGCGAAGCTGGAATTGGCCGCCGCGCTGCGTGTTGAGCAGGTCTATCGTCGCGCCCGGTTCGAGTCGGTCCAGCACGTCGGCGTCGGCAATGGCACCGGCTTGCGGATCAAACTGGAACTCGGTCAGATCGTAGAGTCCCGCCACGTCGTCGGGCGAAACAGGGGGCTCGGGATCGGTGGTGTCGCACCCGGCGAGGAGAACGCAGAGGGCGAGAGCGGCGGCGAGGCGGAGACGCATCGGGACGGACGAGGTGGTGGGCAAAAGGCGGGAGTATACGGCACGGGGGCACCGCACTGGTGCCCAGCGCCGCGCCGGGACAACGCCGCGGTGACCCGATTATGCGGCTTCGCCGTCGCCTTCCAGTCCCATCAGGTAGTCCTCTACGCTGCCGATCAGCACGCGCGTCTCGTCCTCGATCTTCTTCGAGGTGAGGTCGCCCTGCCGGAGCAGCTTCTGGACCTGCCCCCGGTCGATCATCTTGAGGATGCGCCGCGCCTCGGTGCGGCTGACCGTATCCTCGCGGTACTCTTCGGCGAAGCCTCGCAGGAAGTCGAGCGAGCGCGGCGTGATGCGGATCAGCCGCGTCTCCTCGTTGTCGTCCGAAATCCCCCACGCCAGCTCCGCGTCAATCAGCCCCCGGTCTGACCACCGCACGAGTGTCTGCTTCGAGATGCGCGTGTCTTCGGAGAGTTTGTCGAGATCGAGTTCTTGGGCGTCCAGCGTGGAGGAGCCTGTCATGCGAGAGCCTCAGGGGTTCAGTGTCCGTTTCCGTCAGATGCCTTTTACACGAAGAAAGCGGCGCAAAGATCCACTTTAGGGCTCTGCCTGCTCGCCGTCAGTACAGGGCCCGGTCGGTCAAGTCGGCGAGTTCGTCGCGGGTGAGCAGCCGCCACGCCGGTGCCCCGAGCGCGCCGGACTTGGTCCGGCTGAACGTCGCGCGCAGCAGCAACGTCTTTCCCCGCCCGGCGTCGGCGTGGAAGCTCCGGCCGCTGAAGCGGAACACGAACGTCGCCCCGGTGGGGTCGAGCCCGAGCGAGCGGCCGAGGGTGTCGACGAAGTAGCGCACGTCGTCCGTGACGAGGTCGCGGTTCGAGGCGAGTTCGTCGACGACGACCGTGTGCGGGCGGCGGTCGTCGTCCGAGGCGAAGGTCTGGACGCGGACCTGGGCCTCCTGCCCGTAGGTCTGCCACGCGAAGAGTGTGTCGGCAGGCAAACCGCCAGCGGGCTGGGCCGCGAGGGCGGCCGAGGTCGCCAGGAGGAAGAGAACAGGCAGGCCGGCGCAGCGCATCGGATCTGGGTTGGGTTCGAGGCACTAGACGCGGCACCGGGCCTAGCGCAACCTCGGGCGGCTGATTTTCTTGCGGGGTGCCGGTGCGAACCACTCGTCGGTGTCGGCGGCGCGCCAGAGGTACCAGCTCGCCACGCTCCGGTAGGGCCGCCACGCCTCGCCCGCTGTGCGCAGTTCTTTAGGCGCTGGGAGGTCGTCCAGACCGAAGAGCCGCGCCGCCCCTTTGCGCACGCCGAGGTCGGTCACCGGCAGCACGTCCGGCCGGCCGAGCTGGAAGATCAGCAGCATTTCCACCGTCCACGGCCCGACTCCGCGCACCGCCGTCAGCCGCTCGACGATCTCGGCATCGGTCATCGCCTCCAGCGCACCGAGGTCCGGCACCGTCCCGTCGAGCGTGCGCGCGGCGAGGTCGTGGGCCGCCGCCGCCTTTGCGTTCGACAGGCCGACCGACCGCAGGTCTGCGAGCGGCGTGTCGAGGATCTCGTCCGGGTCCGGGTGCTCGCCGGGGAAGAGGTCGAGGAGGCGGCGGTGGATCTTCCCGGCGGCCTTGCCGGAGAGCTGCTGATATACAATCGCCCGGAGCAGCGACTGAAACGGGCTGTCCATCCCCCCGATCACGAGCCGGCATGGCCCCGCGAACGCGATCAGGCTCGCCATGGCCGGGTCGGCCGCAGCGAGGTGGGCGGTGGCGTCGTCGAGGTCGTAGGGCATGGCATGAGAAGCAGGAGGCAAACCGTAGGGGCGCAGCAGTGCTGCGCCCTGGCTCGGTCATGGTGCGGCGGACGGGCACGGCACCGCCGTGCCCCCACGGGGCTGCGCCCACGCTGTCAGTCGCGGTAGATCTCTACGGTCACGGTGCCCTCGGCGTCGATCGTGCCGCGGTACATGCCCGCCGTGTTGAACGGCATCGCCACGTTGCCGGCGGC encodes the following:
- a CDS encoding FecR domain-containing protein, with the translated sequence MADRYDPTLFDALDPAEQDALRSALGDEADAAEALALWTALRAHLGAELRRDLPEFDLLLLWALGEDDPAVLAPEEEARLIAARPALEAALGAHPALGDIVRRVRADRAAFDAAWDEAEQTAEPPSPLAERAPDRRPARASGARRWVWRSAVALSVAAFAAVLVFILQRDAGFETYRTGAGETETVALADGSTVLLAEASRLMVDTEDDGERRVRLTGEALFEILPNGEPFVVETATALTTVLGTTFGVTANDVETEVVLASGSVELATRLEAGQSVRLEPGHRSRVVGAQAPEPPTRTDIAEALAWTGTWHFQATPLGDIAERLSAHYAVPINVHPSLAADRVTGPFSSRQPVAETLRTLAVALDAQVEGDEANGYRIVPAR
- a CDS encoding RNA polymerase sigma factor, which codes for MQPFDSEAVLRAQAGDEAARAELLADLEPILRRFFLSRIGQRPDVDDLVQNTLVRVHTGLEALQNPARLKAFAMKAAVFEVQDFYRGRYSGREYLYDPDQPPHDPAGTEASGLRVDIERALAVLTPKARRIIELREMGYPYKDIAEMVETTEAAVKMQVKRAFERLRGVLTLLLLCYTSLASG
- a CDS encoding geranylgeranylglycerol-phosphate geranylgeranyltransferase translates to MEATGPVPSLRARLGGLLQLARPLNVVMFFAGVALGGLLASGLEAFAGQNTTRISLAMVSAALIGAAANAINDLFDLEIDRVNRPGRPLPSGLVPLRAARALWATASALGVGLSAFLSWAHLGIAAASVGLLWGYSRWLKRTPLVGNLAIALVLGLAIFYGGLAVAPFGETFGWRAALLGAAFAFGSTLAREIAKDIEDAAGDEAGGARTLPLVIGGEASTWVAAVAVGGTLALFPLALTVGLGADFFLLALPAAGLLLAAAWYLLSAPPARRTRHAGAASSLLKLAMVAGILALAGARLIG
- a CDS encoding DNA-3-methyladenine glycosylase 2 family protein, coding for MPYDLDDATAHLAAADPAMASLIAFAGPCRLVIGGMDSPFQSLLRAIVYQQLSGKAAGKIHRRLLDLFPGEHPDPDEILDTPLADLRSVGLSNAKAAAAHDLAARTLDGTVPDLGALEAMTDAEIVERLTAVRGVGPWTVEMLLIFQLGRPDVLPVTDLGVRKGAARLFGLDDLPAPKELRTAGEAWRPYRSVASWYLWRAADTDEWFAPAPRKKISRPRLR